In a genomic window of Zingiber officinale cultivar Zhangliang chromosome 9B, Zo_v1.1, whole genome shotgun sequence:
- the LOC122023891 gene encoding phytosulfokine receptor 1-like, giving the protein MKKKGDKFAYDFSQRLNFGFLVFFFFLDAATLTDSQSCSSADLIALQRFSRGLDSGIPGWRLNASDSDCCSWDGVSCDNSGVIGARVVGLDLRNRSLKGFLSDSLADLVLLSSLNLSFNSLRGTIPSGLFYITGLKHLDLSMNKLSGSIPPDSFLPSIEVFNISYNAFSGKRPIFFGSTRLLALDISFNKFSGGIDTAICNSSAQIQVLRFSANSFSGEFPPGFGNCAFLEELSVDVNEVNGTLPDDLFKLSSLRRLRLQGNSLYGLLSSSIGNLSNLELLDLSFNSFSGRIPNAFRRLTKLKYLSLQSNSFSGHLPFTLSNLPPLVLLNLKNNLLTGEIALNCMAMNQLSSLDLGTNFFSGSIPHNLSQCVELRTLNLARNNLTGEVPTSFRNLVSLSYLSLSNNSLSNIYSALLILQEVQSLTGLALTRNFHGDERIPMEGIRGFGKIQLLAIANCGLLGSIPPWLSNLSELNVLDLSWNHLEGSIPSWIGTLEHLFYLDLSNNSLSGEIPVSLTQMKSLISGNSSSSFGPPNEDFPFFVKKNISGQGLQYNQVGSFPPSIILSQNMLVGPVLPGFGNLKRLHALDLKQNRLSGNIPDELSGMSSLEALDLSHNILSGAIPSSLTKLSFLSSFDVAYNNLSGPIPTGGQFSTFSTSDFEGNPGLCGFHSKLCDSDQRHEGRTVQRRRNKGVIIGLASGIGLGTSSLLAFVYFLVSRNHRHRQDDGPKVADYSNSNNFSDLEGAESRLVLLFRNMNTDSELSIGDILKSTNHFDQSNIIGCGGFGLVYKAILPDDRKVAIKRLSGDYFQMEREFQAEIETLSRAQHRNLVLLQGYCKIGSDRLLIYSYMQNGSLDYWLHEKPDGGTILNWHRRLQIAQGSARGLAYLHQSCDPHILHRDIKSSNILLDENFEAHLADFGLARLIFPYETHVTTDLVGTLGYIPPEYGLSSVATFKGDVYSFGVVLLELLTGKRPVDMCKPKGGRELISWVLRMKEEKREVEVFDPQIYDKSLFYQLMKMLEIACVCLSDSPKMRPLSKQLVAWLDSIGTD; this is encoded by the coding sequence ATGAAGAAGAAGGGGGACAAATTCGCCTATGATTTCAGTCAAAGATTGAATTTTGGGTTCTtggtgttcttcttcttcttggatgCTGCTACGCTCACCGATTCCCAGAGCTGCAGCTCCGCGGACTTAATCGCCCTGCAACGCTTCTCCAGAGGCTTGGATTCTGGGATTCCGGGATGGCGCCTCAATGCATCTGATTCCGATTGCTGCAGCTGGGATGGTGTTTCTTGTGACAATTCCGGAGTCATTGGAGCTAGAGTGGTTGGATTGGATCTCCGAAATAGGAGCTTGAAAGGGTTCTTGTCTGATTCTTTGGCAGATTTGGTTCTTCTCTCAAGCCTCAACCTTTCCTTTAACTCTCTTCGAGGCACTATTCCATCAGGGCTCTTCTATATTACCGGACTGAAGCACCTCGACCTCAGCATGAACAAGCTCTCGGGATCGATTCCTCCGGATTCGTTCCTTCCCTCCATCGAAGTCTTCAATATTTCTTATAATGCTTTCAGCGGCAAGCGCCCAATTTTTTTTGGGTCTACGAGGTTGCTGGCTCTCGACATCAGTTTTAATAAGTTCTCCGGTGGCATTGACACCGCAATCTGCAACTCTTCAGCCCAAATTCAAGTCCTCCGGTTCTCGGCAAACTCATTCTCTGGCGAATTCCCTCCCGGATTCGGCAACTGTGCTTTTCTCGAAGAGCTCTCCGTGGATGTGAATGAAGTGAATGGGACTTTGCCGGACGATTTGTTCAAGTTGTCATCTTTGAGAAGGCTGCGATTGCAGGGGAATTCGCTCTATGGCTTGCTCAGCTCAAGCATAGGTAATCTCTCCAACCTTGAGCTCTTGGACCTTTCATTTAATTCATTCTCCGGCAGGATCCCCAATGCTTTCCGCAGACTGACAAAACTCAAGTACTTATCCCTTCAGTCCAACAGTTTCAGTGGTCACTTGCCATTCACTTTGTCCAACTTACCACCACTTGTTCTGCTCAACTTGAAGAACAACTTACTCACCGGCGAGATCGCTCTCAATTGCATGGCAATGAATCAGCTTAGCTCCCTCGATCTCGGGACCAACTTCTTCAGTGGCTCCATTCCTCACAATCTGTCTCAGTGTGTGGAGTTGAGGACCCTGAATCTAGCCCGAAACAACCTAACCGGCGAAGTTCCGACCAGTTTCCGGAACCTTGTCTCGCTGTCTTATCTCTCACTTTCTAATAACAGCTTGTCCAACATATATTCTGCCTTGCTGATCCTGCAGGAAGTGCAAAGCCTTACCGGTTTGGCACTCACAAGGAACTTCCATGGCGATGAGAGGATTCCGATGGAGGGAATTCGAGGATTCGGAAAGATACAACTTCTGGCTATAGCAAACTGCGGCCTCTTGGGATCCATTCCACCTTGGTTGTCCAATCTGAGCGAGTTAAATGTTCTAGACCTGTCGTGGAATCATTTGGAAGGGAGTATACCTTCATGGATAGGGACTCTTGAGCACCTCTTCTACTTGGATTTGTCGAATAACTCGCTGAGTGGAGAGATTCCAGTCAGTTTGACACAGATGAAAAGCCTAATATCCGGTAATAGCAGCTCGAGTTTTGGACCCCCAAATGAGGACTTCCCTTTCTTTGTGAAGAAGAACATTAGTGGCCAGGGATTGCAGTATAATCAAGTCGGTAGCTTCCCACCATCCATAATTCTGAGCCAGAACATGCTCGTTGGTCCAGTTTTACCGGGTTTCGGGAACCTCAAGAGGCTCCACGCGCTTGATCTGAAGCAAAATAGGCTGTCAGGGAACATCCCGGATGAGTTATCAGGCATGTCTAGTTTGGAAGCTTTGGATTTGTCACACAACATTCTCAGCGGAGCCATTCCTTCCTCACTCACCAAGCTCAGCTTTCTATCGAGTTTCGACGTGGCCTACAACAATCTGTCGGGTCCGATCCCCACAGGAGGCCAGTTTTCGACTTTCTCGACTTCAGATTTTGAGGGCAATCCAGGCCTCTGTGGCTTTCACTCGAAACTCTGTGATTCTGATCAAAGGCATGAGGGGCGGACTGTTCAAAGGAGAAGAAACAAAGGTGTGATCATAGGACTCGCCTCTGGAATTGGACTCGGAacatcttctcttcttgctttcgtTTACTTCCTCGTGTCGAGGAACCACCGCCATCGGCAGGATGATGGTCCGAAGGTGGCAGACTATTCCAATTCGAACAATTTCAGTGATTTGGAGGGAGCGGAATCCAGATTGGTGCTTCTGTTTCGTAACATGAACACTGACAGTGAGTTGAGCATCGGTGACATCTTGAAATCCACCAACCATTTTGATCAATCCAACATCATCGGCTGCGGAGGCTTCGGCCTTGTTTACAAGGCCATCCTTCCCGATGACAGAAAGGTGGCTATCAAGCGCCTTTCCGGCGACTACTTCCAAATGGAGAGGGAATTCCAGGCCGAGATTGAGACGCTTTCGCGAGCTCAACATCGAAACCTTGTGCTTCTTCAAGGATACTGCAAGATTGGCAGCGACAGACTCCTCATCTATTCTTACATGCAAAATGGGAGCTTGGACTACTGGCTTCATGAAAAACCTGACGGCGGCACGATACTGAATTGGCACAGAAGGCTTCAGATCGCACAGGGCTCGGCCAGGGGACTGGCCTACTTGCACCAATCTTGCGACCCACACATCTTGCACCGTGACATCAAGTCTAGCAACATCCTGCTGGATGAGAACTTTGAGGCTCATTTGGCCGACTTCGGGCTCGCGAGGCTGATATTTCCCTACGAGACTCATGTCACCACGGACTTGGTTGGCACATTGGGCTACATTCCTCCCGAGTATGGCCTGTCTTCGGTAGCCACTTTCAAGGGCGATGTGTACAGCTTCGGCGTCGTGCTGCTGGAGCTACTCACCGGTAAACGGCCGGTCGATATGTGCAAGCCGAAAGGGGGGAGGGAGCTGATTTCATGGGTGCTTCGGATGAAGGAGGAAAAGAGGGAAGTGGAGGTGTTCGATCCTCAGATTTACGATAAGTCGCTGTTCTACCAACTGATGAAGATGCTTGAGATTGCCTGTGTTTGCCTGAGTGATTCGCCAAAGATGAGGCCTCTGTCAAAGCAGCTAGTGGCATGGCTTGACAGCATTGGCACAGATTAG